TGCCCCAGATATCAAAGATTTCACATACCAAAATGGAATTCAGGGGCATCTCGTCCCTCTTATTGATGTTACCTGTCCGTTGGCACTTGTCACATGCAGCCACATAAGATCTTGCGTCGTTGTACAGGGATGGCCAGTAAAAACCAGCCTGCATGACCTTCGTTGTTGTCCTATTTCCTCTGTAGTGTCCTCCAGCTGCTCCATCATGACAATGGGACAATATACTTCCTATTTCCCTTATGGTATGCACCTTCGAATTACACCACCTGCacataatttaaacaaaaaaaggGTCATTCCAGAAGTATTTTGTTACCTCGCTTTGCAGCTTCCTCTTCTGGTCGGAGGTCAAGTCGTGTGGTAGAAATCCACTAGCCAAAAAGTTGGCTATGTCAGCATACTATGGCGGTCTATTAGAGACCGCTGCAATGGAAAAAATCTGCTCATATGGGACTTCTTCCCTAATGTTTACCGCTTCAACAAGTGGTTTCTCCAATCGCTACAGGTagtcagccacttgattttctatGCCCTTCATGGCTTTCATTTCAAGATCAAACTCTTGTAACAACAATACCTACCATATCAGACGCGGTTTGGACTCTTTCTTGCTCAACAAATACTTCAGTGCCGAGTGATCAGTATGCATTATCACCTTgcttcccactagataggatctaaACTTATCGAAAGCGAAGGCCACTGCAAAAATCTTCTTCTCCATGGTTGCATAGTTCACCCGAGTGTCATTCAAGGTCCGGCTTGCATAGTAAATGGGCCTGAAAATTTTATCTCTCCTCTGCCCCAGCACTACTCGCACTGCCACATCACTCACATCGCACATGATCTCAAAGGGTTCGCTCCAATCAGGAGTCACCATTATTGGAGCACTCACTAGCTTTTCCTTGACCAGTTTGAATGCTCTGAGGCACTTTTCATCTAACACAAACTTCACATACTTGGCAAGTAATGTTGTTAAGGTTTTGGTGATGCTGGAGAAATTGTTGATGAACCTTCTAAAAAACCCTGCATGCCCCAAAAAACTTCTGATGCTCTCATTGAAGTTGGTGGTGGGAGCTTAGCAATCACATCTACCTTAGCTCTGTCGACCTCAATACCTTCCGTTGTGACTTTATGGCCCAAGACTAACCATGAAGTGACACTTTTACCAGTTGCGTACTAGGTGAGTTTCTTCACATCGTTTCAGTACTAGTTCAAGATTCCTCAAGCAATCCTTGAAGTCATCGCCAAATAGATTAAAGTCATCCATGAACATCTCCAGACACTTCCCATTCAAAACTGAATAGATTGACATCATGGACCTCTGAAAAGTAGCTAGTGTATTGCAAAGTCCGAAGGGCATTCTCTGGTATGCAAAGATTCTGGAAGGGAAAGTAAATGTGGTTTTCTCAACATCTTCGAGAGCAAtgggtatttgattgtaccctgaATATCCATCTAAGAAGCAGCAGCATCCGCGCCCTGCCACCTTCTCCAACATCTGATTAATGAAGGAAAGAGGGAAGTGATCCTTTCGTGTTGCATCGTTCAGTCTTCTatagtctatgcacatcctcCAACTGGTAAATATTCTAGTAGCAATCATCTCGTTGTTCTCATTTTTCaccaccgtcatgcccctttTTCCGGCACAACTTGTACGGGGCAGATCCATTGGCTGTCAGAGATGGGAAATATTATACTTGCATCCAGCAATTTGAGTATCTCTTTTTGTACCACCTCCTGAAGGTTTTTATTCAATTTGTGTTGGGGCTGCACTACCGGTTTGTTTCCTTCTTCCAATAGGATCTTATGCATGCAGATTGCGGGGTTGATTCACTGAATATCGGTTATGCTCCAACCGATTGCCTTTTTATGCTTCCGTAGTAACTCCACTAGCATGTGTTCCTATTCACCTGTCAAATCAACAGCAACAATCACAGGAAAATTGTTAGTCTCCAAAAAAGCATATTTTAAATGTGTCGATAGTTCTTTCAATTCCAGCTTTGGCTTGATATTTTCTTTCTCAAATTCTTCTTCATCTACCACATGGTTTTCATCTTCCAGTGCCTCAGATTCCTTCTTGATTTCAGGATCTTCATCCTCTGCTGTACTCGATTGACTATGCATCTCTCCAATGAATCGCCTACCATCTTCTCCATCTTGTGTTGTTTAGCTAACTCTCCCACCACATCCAGTTTGAAACAAGCATAGGCAGATGCCTCATCACACGAGTATTTCATCATTCTCTTCATTTGAAATACTCCTTTTCTATTTCCCACTCGTAGTATGAGTTAACCCTCATATATATCAAGAATAGCCCATCCAGTGCAAAGAAATGGTCTCCCCAATATTAGAGGTACCTCCTTATTCACTTCCATGTCTACTACAATGAAGTCTACTAGGAAGACAAATTTGTCCACCCTCACCAGAATGTCCTCGATTATGCCCTCCTGTATGATCGTGGTCTGATCAGCCAGTTGCAAAGATACTGGCACAGATTTGATCACTCCTAGTTATCCTTCCAATTTCTTGAACACCTATAATGGCATCAAGTTAATGGATGCACCTGAGTCGCACAAGGCCTTGTCAAAATATTTGCTCCCCAATGAGCAGGGTATAGTGAAGCTACCGGGATCCCCACACTTTTGAAGAATTTTGTTTTGTAGAATGGCACTGCAGCATGCATTGAGTTTGACCACTTTTGTTTCCTCGAGCTTCCTTTTACTTGATaggatttccttcaagaatttggcataggCTGGCATCTAGGTGAGAACCTTGGTGATCGGGATGTTCACATACAGGTGTTTCAGCATCTCCAAGAATTTCCCAAAGCATTTATCTAATTTCTCCTGCTTCATCTTCAGAGGAATAGGTAACACTAGCATGCGCTTGCCTTCTTCAACTGTGTTATTTGACTTCTTCTTATCAACCTCCTTGCTACTGATATCCTCCTTAGTCAAAGACTCACCAATTTTCTTCTCTTCTACTATCTCGGTTGAATTGGTCACCTTCTCAACCCTTGGTTTTTCCATAGGATCTGCTAATGTTTTCCTACTCCTGAGAGACACAGCCTTGATCGTCTCTTTTGGATTCTTCTCAGTGTCGGACGGCAAAGTCCCCGGGGCCCTTTCTGATAATAATGATGCGAGCTGCCCCATTTGTCTTTCTAGATTCCGGATGGCTGTGCCTTGAGTCTCAAACTTCTCATCTAATTTGTTTATGAatgccttcattagatcttctaaatTTGAGTTGTTGGGCTGTGGAGGTTGGTACTGCTGCCTTTGTTGGTTCTGGAAGCCAGGAGGTCCTTGCACTGGTGCTCTAGGATTTTGCTAttgctgtcacgccccgaacctaggagcgagacaagcacccggtgcctcacctaacctggcgtaccaaattgcgactaagggactctgaacatataatgtcatactttggccatggggacaccttgcaagacaatttgcgaagcaaaatataaaactgaatggaaactagcgctaactaaacatcaatataaagctaggccgaaaaggccgtcatagctactacagctgacaaaccaccaaattatacataccaggcctacaaacccaacatactgcactaaccaacaggatatgtctacaagcctctactgatagatatattgtgatcggaacagggccccgacctacccatattatatatataaatacatacataagatgcacacaaaaacctagacccgataactctgaaggatgtggagcttaccgatcaggctaaactctggaaacacctactgaggaggtctactcgtctgtctatctgaacctgcatgcatgaaatgcagcgtccccagaaaagggacgtcagtacaaaataatgtactgaatatataaggcgataacataactgaaagttgaaactgaactgataatataataactaaaaataattgggagtcaaagatgatctggagatatacttacctgttgataccgactcaactccttcaatatagtaagtaaaataattgtacggccttataaggctcggtatatataactgctctaccgtagtaggctcgctcataggcgctcggccatactaggctatgtatctcgaccatgctgggctcgctcataggcgctcggccacagtaggctcggtatataactttccatctgatcagaggttgcccaatagaggcctgcccatcgattatagctcgatggtaatgaaaatactgtaatattgtgtatatatatatatatatatagaccctctcctctcttgactgaataaagacaaaactaaactgaatatgaagtcccgataaggaataatattgtaacttatgagactagaataatgtgaataaattcatgaatacgaacttctctttatgtctcattattaacacatgtagctacgagatcatgccaaaatgaaggaagggcttagccttaacataccttatcacaatctttccaatcaccaagttgaactcacctctttgcaccttaatctacaagaatgataataatactatcgttaagttacgaaaggtacaactatcgcacaacgaacgacaaacttattttgtattaaaacgagcagcatctcccctataatccttacttcctccaaattcaagataacaccaacaatacaagaacagaacaataacaacatatatacatcattttccagccctatatacaccatcaaatactacaaaacagcccaacacaccccaatctcttcatacacaaaacgaccaccgtagtagtgtcaaacgacccgaaaatgttatgacgaacgaccagccaaccaccctacatttatatggtgtttataaacccccttcctcctccaaaactccacaaaacagtagtaaaacacgcagcccaacagcaacacaaaacagtccacaaaacagtccgctacaagtgaataactcgaactcacggcttccgatcaccgtcccgtgagttcttacaagtatagaacgacttaccatgaatttacagaagaaaaattggatgaaagagagcagtaaactcaccttatttgttggataactcagctcttatcttggttcttcaaactctaggttttacctccaattagaacttgaaagggagagaaaatcaattagggtttgtgggaaattttgggaggattctttgcagagcttatgtctggttattatgctctattttaagtctaatatatgaagaaaataggcccttaaaaggcctctttggacgacccgaaatggcccattttttgggctctcatttaagcaagtaggtgacacacctacttgtcacctagcagcttgcgcagtatcgcacaaatgcccatatctttctactccaatgtcgtattgacaaacagtttaatgagttggaaaatagactcatagatatttaatttgatgggtggaacaccccataaatctaagtatattgggagaaaatcacagttacatttgacccaaagtttcagtaaaacttatgaatgtaacttgtgatgactttcatcgacttttgttccacaactcgcttgacttcaaaacataacacacggatgtcatacgactaatataaatcataacataatctccttatcatattaatcaccctagtctcaccccaaaagtacatgttataacatttctaacttgtcgactttcgacgaaacattattttatttaattgctttagcttctgaactgtccaaccctctttgtacttgttgttcatgatcttcaatatttgtaacctctgaggtaacatgattaaattgctttatatatttttaaatattatctcatttttggtcctacattagtttgcttacgatgcatttttacgtacgaaaatatagggtgtaacagctgCCATGAGTTCAAGCTACCATTTGAAGAACTCCATGAGAACCCCGAATGTCTCTGTCCtatagaatttaattacttcctCCTTGGTAGTTGCCTCGGTTAAAATTCCCCAATGCCTTAACTTCTTCTTCTGCAGTGAAGGTTTGGCACTCATGAGTTGGGTGTCCCAGTCCACAGATGGCACATCCCATCTGTGGTTGATTTTGCACCTGAGCTATCGTCAGTTGCTTGATGTCCTTAGCCATAGCTGCAATTTGAACCTGCATTGCTATAGAAGATTCCACTTGGTGTACCCCTGCTGATCTTCTTCGATCTCCTTGGTCAGTGGACCAATGTTCTGCGTCTTCAGATAGTTCATTCAGAAGTGTGACAATCTCTTCTGAAGTTTTCTTCATTCAGAGGGCATGCAACCGCACTGTTCAGCAATCTCCTTGATGATGGGTTTAACCTGTCCCATAAATCTTGGAGTTGCATCCATTGCTCCATTCCATTGTGAGGGCATCTCCGCAATAGCTCCTTAAATCTTTCCCATGCCTCAAACACTGTCTCCCCTTCTCCTTGGCTGAAATTATGAATCTCCTTCCTCATCCGTCCAGTCTTAACAGCAGAGAAATATTTTTCTAAGAACTTGATAGTCATCTCATCCCACGTACGGATTGACCCTGTGGGTAGACTCCTTAACCACTGCTTTGGATCATCCTTAAGTGAGAATGGGAATGCTCTAAGGTAGATGGCATCATATGAAGCTCCATTATAGCAAAATGTGTTCATGATTTCACGAAGTCTATTAGATGGTTGTTGGGATCTTTATTGGGTTTGCctctgaatatgcagttgttctgaATGGTCTGGATGACtccctgtttgagttcaaaattgtTGGCATCAATAGGTGGGGGCCTCACACTAGATTGCCGCTGGTTGTACACCGGTCTGGCATAATCTTTTAGAGACCTCCCAGGCCTGGGAGCTGCATTTTCAAATTCATCTTCAACCATGGTTCGATTGAGATTGAACCTTCGATCCTCTTCAATTGTTTCATCAGCAACTCTAAGTGCTACTTCAGCTGCTAACCGTGCAGCCTGTTGTTGAGATGCCTCTCTCGCAGCTAGGTTCACGTCCTTTTCATTGTTCACCATTATATTTTGAGTCGAAGTCTGACCCAACAATGATTCGCTCGATTCTTTCTCCCTTCTCAACTGCCGCAAGTGCTTGTCTAATTCTGGATTGTATAACACCAATTCATTGGAGGACGATCGAATCATACACCATTGAACTTAACATGTTGCCTGTACACAGATAAGAAGAGcataaaaaatgaaaataaaataaaactgttcCCGAATTAGCACCgaaaattattttaaacaatATTAATCGCCAATCCacgccaaagatagtatagtattaaatcgtctccacagggattggttTAAATAATATCCAAATAAATCTTCAACTTAACCTTATTCAAgaaaataaacctttgatttGAGTTATTACCGAACTAAGAATAAAAACAAAGATTATCGACTGTGagaaaataatggaaatttaGTGACTAAGTAGCAACGGTTGAATATCAAGGTGAGAAATAAGGGGTGTGACAAGATATATGATCAACTATTATTCTGGGTAACTCCATGCTAAGTTCACTCTTAACTTCTATTGACTCTTTCGATTTCAACAAATGATTAGGCTATCTTAAggattcaaattcttcttccGAATGAATGAGAGTTCTGTGAAACAACCTAATGACAAGTTCTATGAACATATGAAAAATTACATTGAATGAATGATCTTACGAAGAACGTCTCTCGACTATTCTTCCAAATTGGATCAATTGATAACTctacaagctctttcgattacctatgaGAGGCATAAAATCAACCCAAACTAGATAAAAAAAATGCAAATTGCAGCAACACTTCTCTTCCGATTAAAGTAAAACCACAATCAACCTTGAAATTCAATTAATAACTCATTCAGGCAACTAACAGAAAGCAAACCCAAAACAATAGTCAAATCACAATATCTGTCAATAACTCTAAGAAAGATTACTCCATAGTGGAGAAAATGTTCATCACAagagtattagaagaacaagaacgtactacaattcccaaaatcaaacaaacttccgtattgaatgaattggataaAGTCTTTAGAGTCTCCGTTGTTTTCTTGCCCTTTTCTTTCCAAAAGTTGCTCCAAAATCCGAGATCCCTTGTTTTGGAACgagctgggcttcatataggtcaaaagGCTGCcccaaaaattacaaaattaggCTTGAGTCGAATTCCCAGAGATGGacgtgcacggccgcgcacctgggggTATGACCGGGCTCATGGCCACGCACGTCTGACAGAGTTCTGTAACACTTGTGCGCTCAAGTGCACACTGGGGGTCGCTcgtgcacggccgcgcacctgATATTACATCTTGCTCAACTTGTTTTTCTCCCACTAAGTGCATTATTCGTCCATTGATCCCCTTTGCATCACCCGCACTGAAAGACAACATATTAGACCCAAATAAGACCAAATCTCTATCGAATCAACCAAATCAAAGACGCAAAGTGGGCATAAACATTAAGTAATTTTAAGCTCATCAACACTCCTACTCAGCTCAAAGGGTACTGCAATACCAATCTCAAaacctgcataaaaatgtgcagaagcataatatgagtacaccatagccgatacccagtaagtatcaagtctaacctcgaataagtagcGGTTAGGCTACATGCATTCGAACACTTGCAACATAGATATATTAATAAAACTAGAACAGAACGGCAAATAACCTCATGAGTAACAAGTATCAAAGTTATGAACAACCAAAGATTATAAGGCATGCTTTTCCAAGTTAAGTGATAATCATAAAGCTAACCAGATATAGCACTTAAAGAAAGGCATGCTTCAATCAACGGAGTTGAGACTCCTAACTAGCATATATAGATGTCATGTAACAATTAGCATCTAAGTGGGTGATTCCAAATGAGTCAAGAATATGAATGCATGTTTAAATTGATACAAGATCGATGTACCCCGATACAAGATGCATGTAGCCTGATGCAAAATTCATGTATCATAATAACCCAATACGAAATCCTTGTATCGACTCGATACAAAATTCATGTACCGACCACACTCatagggcccaaagtaacatgggtaatcacctgactccTGAGGTACAATACGAAATCCAAGCGCAAAGAAGAGCTTAATAGCATCACTCATAATCAAATATCCGCTCATCATGTCATGTACCATAACTGTATTTCAACTTCACGACCTTGCTTTTTGTGCCAAAATCTCAATCCGAATCAAGTATCCAAATGTGATATACACGCATATGCCCAAGAATTTATAGATAAAAGATTCATAagacttaataataataatgcgAATATGTGCTCATGAAACCTCTATATGACAACGGATGATTCACGTAATTCAACATATCAACAACAAGTTCTCATGCCTTCATAAATAATCATAAacctaggcatgatctctaatatGAATAAGAGATGAGCATTTAATTAAAACAAGGAATAAAGTACCACAATTCTACCCCGGGCATGATATAAACTTAGTAAGTGcatatacgctcgccaccacGTATATACACCACCCCCAATACCTTAGACACATAGCAATCAAGTCAAATTCTAGGGTTTTACAActtaacaaggttagccaagagacttaTCTCTTCTCGGGCTACCTTCAATCACAAATTGTGTCAAAACCTCACTCTAGCCCTCCAAGCACGCAAATTCAAGCCAAACATCGTCCAAGGAAGTCAAACAATGCTATAGCAAGCGATCCCAATCCATAAGTTTCGATCTTTGAAAAATTATCAAGAAGTCTACAAAAGTCAACCTTGGCATGCGTGCCCAAAATTTGAAACCAATACCAAATTCGATGATACATAATCtgtcgagtccaaatatataactAGTTTTCAAATTCGGGTCCAAATCGAtggtcaaaaatccaaaatacactctcttaaaggGTAgataaaaatcccaaattttctttcaaaattccATGTTTAATATGTAGAAATCCATATAAATacttgaaatataatcacaaatagACAAAAATCACTTACCTTCTTGCCTTGTGTGAAACTCCCCATGAAAAATCACCCATCTCCAAGTCTAGGGCTCCAAAATAGGAAATAATGGGTAAAACCGCGAAATTTTCAACTTAATAGGTCTGCCCAACACTCCCTTTCGCGGCGAAATTTAATTCTATACGCGCCTGGAAAGGCTACATCGCGAACGCAGGATAAAACATCGCAAACGCGATGTCCAAGGACCACCCTCCTATGCGAACACGGACAAGTCACCGCGAACACGAAGAAACTGCCCCAGCTCCAATCTCTCCTTTGCGAACGCGCTCTACCCATCGCAAATGCGTAGACCAACTCTCACTTATCGCTCCCTCAACGCGAACACACTTCACAAATTCACGCCTACCAACATCTCTTCTCCGCGAACGCGGACACATGATTGTGAACGTGATGAGTAAATCACTAGTGGCCAAAACACACTATGCGATTGTGAAGCTTCTTCCGCGGTCGCTATGCTCATCAGATGCAACAGAAAACTTGTAATGCAAATTCAACCAAAGTAGTCCGAAATTACCCCAAATCACACCCgtgcccctcgggaccccgtcgaaTCATACTAAACGATAATTGTAATTCATTCTAAAAATAGCACTCACTtgtgaatatctaaaataaattataaataatctAATATAATATGTTGAATTACACTAAAAGAAAAACGGTGCATGAATGCTTTTGTGTTCATGCATTTTTAGAgaatatttgaagaaaaaaaatcattatGTTGTCGATGTATATAACTTAGTTCCTATATAAAAAGGataaaattaaatttaaagagtgaagcaaatatactaattaatgagtgaagaaaattatcataatttatgagcttattaatattaaaaataactcaattaaataaaaaaaataatactgtaacacttttatttatagtatttatttatataaattatatagtataAGAGTTTAAATAAATTTGGGGCCTTCAAATTTTGGGGACCTAAAGCAATGATCTTACTAGCCTAGCCTTAGAGCCGCCCCTGTGGTTGCCATGATGGAAGAGGTTAATGGACATAGGTGTACTTTTAACAATTTTGCTGGCCGTAAAATATAACGAAGGTTAAATGAAAACTATTTATGTAAGCGGAGGAACAAATCTGACCCTATTACCTATAAAATTAGCATCATATATTGTTTTACATACTTTTCATGTATTCACAAGTGAGACTATGATCTAGAAGTTTGCCGATCATAGAGCATGAGTAACTTCACAAATTATACTAAATTCTAAGAAAGCCCATAATCCGTGATatgattgtataaatatttttcacTCGTTAAATAATTGAGAAAAATATAAGACACCATCTAGCCTTGCCATTGCAAATAGCATTGGCTAAACAATATGCTACATATTTCTCAATCATGATAATGCTAACACTTCCCTTGTATTCTTACAGAAAACTACAAACATATGTACATATTTCATTATTTGGTTATCCTCTATACGCCAAAATCATATATGGTAGACCATTCCTACCTCTAAAGTAGAAGCACGAGGTACAGTTAACGCATAGGTGAGTGGTCTGCTATTCCTTCTCAGAAACTCATACCCATAATTTATAACTATTTTCCTGAATAAGCTAGATCCTTGTTTGGCCTGGACATAGTAATGCCCCAATATGTAAGCTATGCCAGCTTCTCTAGCTTCCATCAGTTCTCTCAACTCCTCGTGCGCACCTCTGTCGATCTTTGTTGTTTCTGATATGACAAACTTCACCCTTTTCTTAGCCTTGGTTATCTGTAAAGGATGTATTTCTCTAAGTTCCGTCGTTCCAACTGAGTCAGATTTCACTTCTTCGTCCTCACGAAGTTGAACTCCAGGTACGTGAGTTGAAGCGGTTCCAACAACAGTTATGTCCTCAAAATTCTTTAAATCTGCAGCATTGCTATTCAACCCTGTATTTCCCATCTGTATAAACTCAGCTATGTTACATACAAGATCATCCTCGAACTGGGAATCATCCTTGTGAGCATCACGATAACCATATCTGACGATGCACCTATAGACGCGATACTCTCTTGGGCCAATGTATCCAACAAGGAACCGTTCTTCGTGTCTAACATGAGGAGTCGGGACAAATTTGACACAAACGAAAACTAAGACTTGATGGAACGCTGGAAGATTGGTAACAAAGTGTGAGAAGATTGCTGGGATTCCGGATACAAGCTCAGTGTGTATGACGCCAATGCCACGGACTCTTACAATGCCTAGGCTAGGGCCTAAACTCAGTAGCCAGTCAACCGAGACCTTATTTTGAACATCAAACTCATACTTTTTCAGTGAGCCATAGTGCCAAATGCACATTAGTATCATGAAAATAAAAGCCATTGCAATAGGCACCCATGCTCCTTCCAAAAATTTAATCAAagaagcagagaaatataaaGCCTCAATTGTCCCAAAGAAGATCACAAAGCAAATTGCGAGGGAAACACTCTGGTGCCAGCACAAAACAATTACCAATGACATCAAGCAAGTGGTGACCAGCATGACAGTTATGATAGCTAAACCTGATGCAAAGAGAAAATTTTAGGGATAAGGGATATATTAGACCACTTTATAAACAAGTGGAAACAGAATTTCTAAACAAACGAGTATATGTATGCACAAGAGATAGAGAATCCATAGCAAAATTAAACATGAAAACCAGTCCAAATGATTTCCACCCAAAAGAATTTTGCTATCCTTTTTGAACATGATTAAAGGCATACCTGCAGCGTTTCCCATCCTTCTGGTGTCTCTGAAACCAATAGTAACAGCCAAACATAGTAGCATTAAGGTCCAGTTAATCTCTGGGATGTAAATCTGACCATGTATTGTTGACGACGTATGCAGTATTTTGACTCTAGGGAAGCATCCCAGCGCAGAGCATTGTTTAATAATTGAAAAGGTTCCAGTGATAATGGCTTGGCTCCCCACTACTGCAGCCAGTACAGCAATCACCAGAACCGGCCATCTTAATTTTTCTGAAGCAACAATGTTAAATGTCAATCATTAGCTGAGTTTGCTTAATCTACAATTCTCCCCGTAAAAGCCACTCTTGTGATACATACCGGGTACTGAAACATAGAAGCCAATCTGATTGTCACTCTCCATTACATGATGTCGCGATAGATAAGCAGCTTGCCCCATATACGCAAGAATAAGTGATGGATAAACTATGGAGGTAAAAGCAATCTGCAAAAATGGAACTAGTCTCTTAGACAATGTTACTGTTTCACTATGATACAAAGTGTATGAGTGGGCACAATTCACCAAAGGGACTAGGTTCGGATATCTCATTTTCTACAACCAAAAGGAGAACCTTCAAAATATAGTAACTCAACAGAATCTATCTTCAAACTGTATTTCTTCATGTCTCTAGTTCGTTATCCTTTTCCTTTAGTTACATTCTCATCAGATTATAAACACATTGGCAGTGATACAAGTGATTATGGTACAAATGTAATAACTTCCGACTGAATAACAGCTAAGAGTCATTTACATCATCACGATTCACAAGTATTTGAACTACTTATTATATTTGATACATTTCATCAAGATCAAATTCTAGCAATCATGCGAGATTGATTTGTCAAAGACTTACATGT
This region of Nicotiana tomentosiformis chromosome 4, ASM39032v3, whole genome shotgun sequence genomic DNA includes:
- the LOC104119070 gene encoding potassium transporter 6-like isoform X2, with the protein product MDLETRTYQNHVKKESWRTVLTLAYQSLGVVYGDLSTSPLYVYKSTFAEDIVHTETNEEIYGVLSFVFWTLTLVPLLKYVFIVLKADDNGEGGTFALYSLLCRHAKLNPLPSFQLADEELSTYNKDINTHAPTTFGAKVKSTLERYRVLQRFLLVLALIGASMVIGDGILTPAISVFSAVSGVELSLGKEHHKYVEVPVACIILVALFSLQHYGTHRVGFLFAPVVVTWLLCISAIGIYNIIHWNPYVYRALSPYYMYKFLKKTQTRGWMSLGGILLCITGSEAMFADLGHFSQLSIKIAFTSIVYPSLILAYMGQAAYLSRHHVMESDNQIGFYVSVPEKLRWPVLVIAVLAAVVGSQAIITGTFSIIKQCSALGCFPRVKILHTSSTIHGQIYIPEINWTLMLLCLAVTIGFRDTRRMGNAAGLAIITVMLVTTCLMSLVIVLCWHQSVSLAICFVIFFGTIEALYFSASLIKFLEGAWVPIAMAFIFMILMCIWHYGSLKKYEFDVQNKVSVDWLLSLGPSLGIVRVRGIGVIHTELVSGIPAIFSHFVTNLPAFHQVLVFVCVKFVPTPHVRHEERFLVGYIGPREYRVYRCIVRYGYRDAHKDDSQFEDDLVCNIAEFIQMGNTGLNSNAADLKNFEDITVVGTASTHVPGVQLREDEEVKSDSVGTTELREIHPLQITKAKKRVKFVISETTKIDRGAHEELRELMEAREAGIAYILGHYYVQAKQGSSLFRKIVINYGYEFLRRNSRPLTYALTVPRASTLEVGMVYHI
- the LOC104119070 gene encoding potassium transporter 6-like isoform X1, coding for MDLETRTYQNHVKTFLELQKESWRTVLTLAYQSLGVVYGDLSTSPLYVYKSTFAEDIVHTETNEEIYGVLSFVFWTLTLVPLLKYVFIVLKADDNGEGGTFALYSLLCRHAKLNPLPSFQLADEELSTYNKDINTHAPTTFGAKVKSTLERYRVLQRFLLVLALIGASMVIGDGILTPAISVFSAVSGVELSLGKEHHKYVEVPVACIILVALFSLQHYGTHRVGFLFAPVVVTWLLCISAIGIYNIIHWNPYVYRALSPYYMYKFLKKTQTRGWMSLGGILLCITGSEAMFADLGHFSQLSIKIAFTSIVYPSLILAYMGQAAYLSRHHVMESDNQIGFYVSVPEKLRWPVLVIAVLAAVVGSQAIITGTFSIIKQCSALGCFPRVKILHTSSTIHGQIYIPEINWTLMLLCLAVTIGFRDTRRMGNAAGLAIITVMLVTTCLMSLVIVLCWHQSVSLAICFVIFFGTIEALYFSASLIKFLEGAWVPIAMAFIFMILMCIWHYGSLKKYEFDVQNKVSVDWLLSLGPSLGIVRVRGIGVIHTELVSGIPAIFSHFVTNLPAFHQVLVFVCVKFVPTPHVRHEERFLVGYIGPREYRVYRCIVRYGYRDAHKDDSQFEDDLVCNIAEFIQMGNTGLNSNAADLKNFEDITVVGTASTHVPGVQLREDEEVKSDSVGTTELREIHPLQITKAKKRVKFVISETTKIDRGAHEELRELMEAREAGIAYILGHYYVQAKQGSSLFRKIVINYGYEFLRRNSRPLTYALTVPRASTLEVGMVYHI